A genomic window from Winogradskyella sp. J14-2 includes:
- a CDS encoding acyl carrier protein gives MSDIASRVKAIIVDKLGVDENEVVTEASFTNDLGADSLDTVELIMEFEKEFDIQIPDDQAENIATVGQAISYIEEAK, from the coding sequence ATGTCAGACATTGCATCAAGAGTAAAAGCGATTATCGTAGACAAATTAGGTGTTGATGAAAACGAAGTTGTAACTGAAGCAAGCTTCACTAACGACTTAGGTGCAGATTCATTAGATACTGTAGAATTAATCATGGAATTTGAAAAAGAATTTGATATTCAAATCCCAGACGATCAAGCTGAAAACATTGCAACAGTTGGTCAAGCTATCTCTTATATAGAAGAAGCAAAATAA
- the purN gene encoding phosphoribosylglycinamide formyltransferase, whose amino-acid sequence MKRIVIFASGSGSNAENLIKFFQNSDNASVIQVLTNNPHAKVLDRCKRLNVSALSFNRIAFSKSEDVLNILKSSQPDLIVLAGFLWKFPEFILKEFENKVINIHPALLPKYGGKGMYGMHVHNTVVENKETKTGITIHYVNENYDEGAIIFQAKCDIKASDTAEDVAAKIHELEMEHFPKVVEKLLGT is encoded by the coding sequence ATGAAACGTATTGTAATTTTTGCGTCCGGAAGCGGATCTAATGCTGAAAATTTAATTAAGTTTTTTCAAAACAGCGATAATGCATCTGTTATTCAGGTACTGACTAACAATCCTCATGCCAAAGTACTAGATCGATGTAAAAGACTAAATGTTAGTGCTTTATCATTCAACAGAATAGCTTTCAGCAAGTCTGAAGATGTTCTAAATATTTTAAAATCATCACAACCAGATTTAATTGTGCTAGCTGGTTTCCTTTGGAAATTCCCTGAATTTATTCTCAAAGAATTTGAAAATAAAGTTATAAATATTCATCCTGCTTTGCTGCCTAAATATGGAGGAAAAGGCATGTATGGTATGCATGTACACAATACTGTTGTGGAAAATAAAGAAACTAAAACTGGTATAACCATTCATTATGTAAATGAAAATTATGATGAAGGAGCTATTATTTTTCAGGCTAAATGTGATATAAAAGCATCAGATACAGCAGAAGATGTTGCTGCTAAAATCCATGAATTAGAGATGGAGCATTTTCCGAAGGTGGTTGAGAAATTACTGGGCACTTAG
- a CDS encoding viroplasmin family protein, whose amino-acid sequence MSKKKKYYTVWKGHKTGIFDSWDACKAQIKDFKGAQYKSFATFEAAKKAFKDGPKDYIGKSKSFKSELSDEQLKKIGQPNYNSISVDAASSGNPGKMEYRGVDTKTKKQLFIQGPFEEGTNNIGEFLAIVHGLAFLKQHNSDRIIYTDSKTAMSWVRKKMCNSKLERNAKNKPVFDLVDRAVKWLKTNDYSTTIVKWETKAWGEIPADFGRK is encoded by the coding sequence ATGTCCAAAAAAAAGAAATATTACACGGTTTGGAAAGGTCATAAAACTGGTATTTTTGACTCTTGGGATGCTTGCAAAGCTCAAATCAAAGATTTTAAAGGGGCTCAGTATAAATCATTCGCCACTTTTGAAGCTGCAAAAAAAGCTTTTAAAGATGGACCAAAAGACTACATTGGGAAATCCAAAAGTTTTAAAAGCGAACTTTCTGATGAACAACTTAAAAAAATAGGGCAACCCAACTATAATTCCATTTCTGTTGATGCTGCGTCTTCTGGCAATCCTGGTAAAATGGAATATCGTGGTGTAGATACCAAAACAAAAAAACAACTCTTTATACAAGGTCCTTTTGAAGAAGGCACTAATAACATTGGCGAATTTTTAGCCATTGTTCACGGATTGGCATTTTTAAAACAACATAATAGCGACCGTATTATTTACACAGACTCTAAAACCGCCATGAGTTGGGTACGAAAAAAAATGTGTAACTCTAAGTTAGAGCGTAACGCCAAAAACAAACCTGTTTTTGATTTGGTAGACAGAGCTGTAAAGTGGCTAAAAACAAATGACTATTCAACAACCATAGTAAAATGGGAAACCAAAGCTTGGGGAGAAATTCCTGCTGATTTTGGTCGGAAATAA
- a CDS encoding PfkB family carbohydrate kinase, whose protein sequence is MGKLVIVGTVAFDAIETPFGKTDKILGGAGTFIGLAASNFNVDSAVVSVVGGDFPQDYLDLLANKNIDVSGIEIVKDGKTFFWSGRYHNDMNSRDTLVTELNVLADFEPKVPESYKDAEVVMLGNLHPLTQMSVLNQMTTKPKMVILDTMNFWMDCALEDLHNTIKHVDVITINDEEARQLTGEYSLVVAARKIHEMGPRYVVIKKGEHGALLFDDDSVFYAPALPLEEVFDPTGAGDTFAGGFAGYLAKTEDYSFENLKTAVIYGSTLASFCVEKFGTKRMENLKTEEVHKRLDQFKSLTQFDIELT, encoded by the coding sequence ATGGGTAAATTAGTAATTGTCGGAACCGTAGCTTTTGATGCTATTGAAACACCTTTTGGTAAAACCGATAAAATCCTTGGTGGAGCTGGTACATTTATCGGTCTAGCTGCTTCAAATTTTAATGTAGATTCTGCTGTTGTTTCAGTAGTTGGTGGAGATTTTCCTCAAGACTATTTAGACCTCTTGGCTAATAAGAATATTGATGTATCTGGTATAGAAATTGTAAAAGATGGTAAAACGTTCTTTTGGAGTGGCAGATACCATAATGACATGAACTCAAGGGACACTTTAGTTACTGAGCTAAATGTACTTGCTGATTTTGAACCAAAAGTTCCTGAAAGTTACAAAGATGCCGAAGTGGTTATGCTAGGGAATTTACACCCATTAACCCAAATGAGTGTGTTAAACCAAATGACAACCAAGCCTAAAATGGTAATTTTAGACACCATGAACTTTTGGATGGACTGTGCGCTAGAAGATTTACACAACACTATCAAGCACGTTGATGTCATTACCATTAATGACGAAGAGGCCAGACAGCTAACAGGTGAGTATTCATTGGTAGTTGCCGCAAGAAAAATTCATGAAATGGGACCAAGGTATGTAGTTATTAAGAAAGGTGAACATGGAGCCTTATTATTTGATGATGACAGCGTATTCTATGCGCCAGCATTACCATTAGAAGAAGTGTTTGACCCAACAGGTGCTGGTGATACCTTTGCTGGCGGTTTTGCAGGTTATTTGGCGAAAACTGAAGATTACTCTTTTGAAAATTTAAAAACAGCCGTAATTTACGGCTCTACCTTGGCTTCGTTTTGTGTTGAAAAATTTGGCACAAAGCGAATGGAAAATTTAAAAACTGAAGAAGTGCATAAACGTTTAGACCAATTTAAAAGTCTAACACAATTTGATATAGAATTAACTTAA
- a CDS encoding amidophosphoribosyltransferase: MSDALKHECGIALIRLLKPLEYYKEKYGSAFYGVNKMYLMMEKQHNRGQDGAGFASIKLDTKPGERYISRVRSIAQQPIQDIFSQINDRVNKEMAEHPEYKDNVDLQKKNIPYIGEVLLGHVRYGTFGKNSVESVHPFLRQNNWMHRNLIVAGNFNMTNVNELFNNLVDIGQHPKEKADTITVMEKIGHFLDDAVSKIYKDLKKEGYSKIECSPLIAERLKLSKILKRAAKNWDGGYAMAGLLGHGDSFVLRDPAGIRPAYYYKDDEVVVVASERPVIQTVFNVAFDDVKELDPGHAIITKKSGDIRIKKILEPLERKACSFERIYFSRGSDAEIYEERKELGRLLMPKVLEAIDNDTKNTVFSFIPNTAETSFFGMIDTVEEHLNHKKTEAILKGQRELSAQKVEEILSERPRIEKIAIKDVKLRTFITEDSSRDDLVAHVYDVTYGVIKPSDNLVIIDDSIVRGTTLKKSIIKMMDRLRPKKIIVVSSAPQIRYPDCYGIDMANLESLVAFRAALELLKDNNQYHIVEEVYEKCLKQVDLKDKNVVNYVKEIYDGFTDEQISDKISELLSDDSVNAEVKIIFQPVENLHKACPKNLGDWYFTGNYPTDGGNRVVNRAFINFYEGNNERAY; the protein is encoded by the coding sequence ATGAGTGATGCTTTAAAACACGAGTGCGGTATTGCACTCATTAGGCTTTTAAAACCATTAGAATATTACAAAGAAAAATATGGTAGTGCATTTTATGGCGTAAATAAAATGTACTTAATGATGGAGAAACAGCACAATCGTGGACAAGATGGTGCTGGATTTGCAAGTATTAAATTAGATACCAAGCCAGGAGAGCGTTACATAAGCAGGGTACGATCTATAGCTCAGCAGCCTATTCAGGACATTTTTTCTCAAATTAACGATCGTGTTAACAAAGAAATGGCTGAGCACCCTGAATATAAAGATAACGTTGACTTACAAAAAAAGAACATTCCTTACATAGGTGAAGTACTGCTTGGACATGTACGCTATGGTACCTTTGGAAAAAATAGTGTAGAAAGTGTTCATCCGTTTTTAAGACAAAATAATTGGATGCACAGAAACCTTATTGTTGCAGGTAATTTTAACATGACCAATGTTAATGAACTCTTTAACAATCTAGTAGATATTGGTCAGCACCCAAAAGAAAAGGCAGACACCATAACTGTTATGGAAAAAATAGGTCATTTCTTAGACGATGCAGTTAGCAAAATCTACAAAGACCTAAAAAAAGAAGGCTATTCTAAAATTGAATGTTCACCACTTATTGCAGAGCGTTTAAAACTTAGTAAAATTTTAAAACGTGCTGCTAAAAATTGGGATGGTGGTTATGCTATGGCAGGTTTATTAGGCCACGGTGATTCTTTTGTGCTTAGAGATCCTGCGGGTATAAGGCCTGCTTATTATTATAAAGATGACGAAGTAGTTGTTGTAGCTTCAGAAAGGCCTGTAATACAAACTGTATTTAACGTTGCTTTTGATGATGTTAAAGAGTTAGATCCAGGACATGCCATTATCACTAAAAAATCTGGTGACATTAGAATTAAGAAAATATTAGAACCTCTAGAGCGTAAGGCATGTTCCTTTGAGCGTATTTATTTTTCGAGAGGAAGCGATGCAGAAATTTATGAAGAACGAAAAGAACTAGGAAGACTCTTAATGCCAAAAGTTCTTGAAGCTATTGATAATGACACAAAAAACACTGTTTTTTCGTTTATACCCAATACTGCAGAAACGTCCTTTTTTGGAATGATTGACACGGTTGAAGAACACCTAAATCATAAAAAAACAGAAGCCATACTTAAAGGGCAGAGAGAATTATCTGCTCAAAAGGTTGAAGAGATTTTATCAGAAAGACCACGAATTGAAAAAATTGCGATTAAGGATGTTAAGCTCAGAACGTTTATAACAGAAGATAGCAGCAGAGATGATTTAGTAGCCCATGTTTACGACGTAACTTATGGTGTAATAAAACCATCTGATAATCTCGTTATTATAGACGATAGCATTGTAAGAGGCACAACATTAAAGAAAAGTATTATAAAAATGATGGATAGGCTACGACCAAAGAAAATAATTGTTGTGTCATCCGCACCGCAAATTCGATATCCTGATTGTTATGGTATAGACATGGCCAATCTAGAAAGCTTGGTAGCATTTAGAGCTGCGCTAGAATTATTAAAGGATAATAATCAATATCACATTGTTGAAGAAGTCTATGAAAAGTGCTTAAAGCAAGTGGATCTTAAAGATAAAAATGTTGTTAACTATGTTAAAGAGATTTATGATGGTTTTACAGACGAACAAATATCAGACAAAATTTCTGAGCTGTTGAGTGATGATTCTGTTAACGCAGAAGTTAAAATCATCTTTCAACCTGTTGAAAACCTCCATAAAGCATGCCCAAAAAATTTAGGTGATTGGTATTTTACCGGTAATTATCCAACTGATGGTGGCA